The following coding sequences lie in one Fimbriimonadaceae bacterium genomic window:
- a CDS encoding SlyX family protein encodes MKRWTAIASTLVFASIAVWSLAPMGVTQVRTQGGPPVIQDRVIILEEYLRHTMERVDKLENTVKLQEKTIDTLNKTVGEHTTTIKKMEDRLAKTEGAVKKLQDGS; translated from the coding sequence ATGAAACGTTGGACAGCCATTGCCTCGACACTCGTCTTTGCCTCTATCGCCGTATGGTCCCTTGCCCCAATGGGCGTCACACAGGTCAGAACTCAGGGCGGGCCGCCCGTCATTCAAGATCGCGTGATTATTCTTGAGGAGTACCTGCGCCACACCATGGAGCGCGTCGACAAGCTTGAGAACACCGTCAAGCTGCAAGAGAAGACCATCGACACACTCAACAAGACCGTCGGAGAGCATACGACGACCATCAAGAAGATGGAAGACCGCCTTGCAAAGACTGAGGGCGCTGTCAAGAAGCTTCAAGACGGCAGTTAG